One segment of Diaphorobacter sp. HDW4B DNA contains the following:
- a CDS encoding MFS transporter: protein MNTQATLAIPTLIDRERLGGFQWRILVLCFVIALFDGFDTQAIAFTGPAILAAFQLPAGSLAPILTAGIVGMTIGAMTMGMVGDRIGRRPTIMLCLLIFGVSTLATAWSKDTNHILVLRFLAGLGMGGCTPVLLALAAEYGPARLRGAIMTGVLLGLPAGAMIGGLLAARMLPVIGWEGIFIVGGVAPLVTLAIVALVLPESLHFRATRGDADGQRYIARMLAKIVSTPPPGDARYTVPETAVARASLRALFSEGNAGKTIAIWSIYLLNWVAWFMLLSWLPTVLKAAGLPAQDAPMGTVIVNAVFILCAIPLSFMLPRLNTRKLLTVMFAIGIAVALGLGFAGQNWALVYVLIGVAGFGIGGQQIALNYLIAGAYPTALRATATGWSIGMGRMGAILGSAIGGTFLAAGGPQGFFMALAVPLIGAGIAVLCLKLNHVTPGTAPSAAH, encoded by the coding sequence ATGAACACGCAAGCGACACTGGCCATTCCGACCTTGATCGATCGAGAGCGACTGGGCGGCTTTCAATGGCGAATCCTGGTGCTGTGCTTTGTCATTGCACTGTTCGATGGCTTCGACACACAGGCCATCGCCTTCACTGGCCCGGCGATTCTGGCGGCGTTTCAGCTTCCTGCCGGATCGCTGGCGCCGATTCTGACGGCAGGCATCGTCGGCATGACCATTGGGGCCATGACGATGGGCATGGTGGGGGACCGGATTGGCCGTCGTCCCACCATCATGCTTTGCCTGCTGATTTTTGGTGTGTCCACCTTGGCCACTGCCTGGTCCAAGGACACCAACCATATCCTCGTTCTGCGCTTTCTCGCGGGGCTGGGCATGGGCGGCTGCACGCCCGTTCTGCTGGCTCTGGCCGCCGAATATGGCCCGGCCCGTCTGCGCGGTGCCATCATGACCGGCGTGCTGCTCGGCCTGCCAGCCGGTGCAATGATCGGTGGCTTGCTCGCTGCACGCATGTTGCCGGTGATCGGCTGGGAAGGCATCTTCATCGTCGGCGGTGTGGCACCGCTGGTGACGCTGGCCATCGTGGCGCTGGTGTTGCCGGAGTCGCTGCATTTCCGGGCGACACGCGGAGATGCTGACGGGCAGCGCTACATCGCCAGAATGCTCGCGAAGATCGTCAGCACACCGCCGCCGGGCGACGCGCGCTACACCGTTCCAGAAACAGCCGTGGCCCGTGCCAGCCTGCGCGCCTTGTTCAGCGAAGGCAATGCGGGCAAGACCATTGCGATCTGGAGCATCTATCTGCTGAACTGGGTAGCCTGGTTCATGCTGCTGTCGTGGCTGCCCACCGTGCTCAAGGCGGCAGGCCTGCCCGCACAGGATGCGCCCATGGGCACCGTCATCGTCAACGCCGTGTTCATCCTCTGCGCGATTCCGCTGTCGTTCATGCTGCCGCGTCTGAACACGCGCAAACTGCTGACGGTGATGTTCGCCATCGGCATCGCCGTGGCACTGGGCTTGGGCTTTGCGGGGCAGAACTGGGCACTGGTGTATGTGCTGATCGGCGTGGCTGGGTTCGGCATCGGCGGCCAGCAGATCGCGCTGAACTACCTGATCGCCGGGGCCTACCCCACCGCCTTGCGCGCCACGGCCACGGGCTGGTCCATCGGCATGGGGCGCATGGGTGCGATACTGGGGTCGGCCATTGGCGGCACCTTCCTCGCAGCGGGCGGACCACAGGGCTTCTTCATGGCGCTGGCCGTGCCGCTGATCGGCGCAGGCATTGCAGTGCTGTGCCTCAAGCTCAACCACGTTACGCCCGGCACGGCACCATCGGCTGCACATTGA
- the benC gene encoding benzoate 1,2-dioxygenase electron transfer component BenC gives MTSYRIALNFEDGVTRFVECGANEKVLDAAFRNRINLPMDCSDGVCGTCKCRAESGTYDLGEDYIEDALTEDEAEQGLVLTCQMIPKSDCVVAVPMSSAACKTGLAKFSGKVSEIVRYSDAAYELALEVPADAPAFLPGQYVNIDVPGGGQHRSYSFSSHSGERRMSFLIKHVPGGLMSTWLAGATLDGSLDMTGPLGSFYLRAVTKPILMLAGGTGLAPFLSMLESLARSGVSQPVHMLYGVTRDQDLVMVERLEEYAQRIPGFTYVTVVADPATAHPQKGYVTDHMLPEVLHDGGVDVYLCGPPPMVDAVQKYFKTAGIEPASFHYEKFTPSQPAAA, from the coding sequence ATGACCAGCTATCGCATTGCCCTGAATTTCGAGGACGGCGTCACCCGCTTTGTGGAGTGTGGTGCCAACGAGAAGGTGCTTGACGCAGCCTTTCGCAACCGCATCAACCTGCCCATGGACTGCTCCGACGGCGTCTGCGGCACCTGCAAGTGCCGCGCCGAAAGCGGCACCTACGATCTGGGCGAGGACTACATCGAGGACGCGCTGACCGAAGACGAAGCAGAGCAGGGTCTGGTGCTGACCTGCCAGATGATTCCCAAGTCCGATTGCGTGGTCGCCGTGCCCATGTCCTCGGCCGCCTGCAAGACGGGGCTGGCCAAGTTTTCGGGCAAGGTCTCCGAGATCGTGCGCTATAGCGATGCAGCCTACGAACTGGCGCTGGAAGTGCCGGCCGATGCGCCCGCCTTCCTGCCCGGTCAGTACGTGAACATCGATGTGCCCGGCGGTGGGCAGCACCGTTCCTACTCGTTCAGCTCGCATTCCGGCGAGCGCCGCATGTCGTTTTTGATCAAGCATGTGCCCGGTGGTCTGATGAGCACCTGGCTGGCAGGAGCGACGCTGGACGGATCGCTGGACATGACCGGCCCGCTCGGCAGCTTCTACCTGCGTGCGGTCACCAAGCCGATCTTGATGCTCGCGGGCGGCACCGGTCTGGCACCGTTTCTCTCGATGCTCGAATCGCTGGCGCGCAGCGGCGTGTCGCAGCCGGTGCACATGCTGTATGGCGTGACGCGCGATCAGGATCTGGTCATGGTCGAGCGTCTGGAGGAATACGCCCAGCGCATTCCCGGCTTCACCTACGTGACCGTGGTGGCTGACCCGGCCACGGCCCATCCGCAAAAGGGCTATGTGACGGATCACATGCTCCCTGAAGTGCTGCATGACGGCGGCGTCGATGTCTACCTGTGCGGCCCGCCACCCATGGTCGATGCGGTGCAGAAGTACTTCAAGACCGCTGGCATCGAGCCCGCCAGCTTCCATTACGAAAAATTCACCCCCAGCCAACCAGCGGCTGCATAA
- a CDS encoding HipA domain-containing protein, producing the protein MSVLKLAVWSDDARVGEIGFDTDADLWTLEYDPGWIASDDSFPLSPRLPLNLAAGETYGSQTIRRLLQNLLPEGQILDDVARANGVGKGNVFALIHALGSETTGAFRFLPIDADGLNQPEPPPREVTLAELDAKFKARNWEPFAKWDGQVRMSIAGQQDKIALYVERDQEGRISRMVLPDAPYASTHLVKPEPTSEALPHLVANEHFCMSFAKKLGFPVANVEILRLPAPALMIERFDRLQQTPSKRVQRLHIIDACQALDMPVTAKYEKSMGNLAEYREGVSLPKLFSIIDLVPAKARATLGMLRWVLFQLLISNFDAHGKNFSFLVGRNHLELAPWYDLVCVAAYPALSQEYAMAFGDTFAQSKLTPYEFGHFAALCNLPTSVVRKEASKLAKAASAAAFQLAEDGPYEGEEKEFVQGIAQYIAKQATWLAELAVNLSKTRPSDYE; encoded by the coding sequence ATGAGTGTTTTGAAGCTGGCCGTCTGGAGTGACGATGCCCGTGTGGGCGAGATCGGATTTGACACAGACGCTGATCTTTGGACCCTTGAATATGACCCGGGATGGATAGCCTCCGACGACAGTTTTCCGTTGTCCCCTCGCCTGCCTCTGAATCTCGCCGCTGGTGAGACATATGGCTCACAGACGATCCGCCGACTCTTGCAGAATCTCTTGCCGGAAGGCCAGATTCTTGACGATGTGGCCAGGGCCAATGGCGTTGGCAAAGGCAACGTGTTTGCACTCATTCACGCCTTGGGATCGGAGACCACGGGAGCCTTCCGCTTTCTGCCCATCGATGCCGACGGTCTGAACCAGCCGGAGCCGCCGCCGCGCGAAGTGACCTTGGCCGAGCTGGATGCCAAATTCAAAGCCCGCAATTGGGAGCCATTTGCCAAGTGGGACGGCCAGGTTCGCATGTCCATAGCGGGCCAACAGGACAAGATTGCGCTGTATGTCGAGCGGGACCAGGAGGGGCGAATCAGCCGCATGGTCCTTCCGGATGCGCCATACGCTTCCACACATCTCGTCAAGCCCGAGCCGACCAGCGAGGCGCTGCCCCATCTCGTGGCGAACGAGCACTTCTGCATGAGTTTCGCCAAGAAGCTCGGCTTTCCGGTGGCGAACGTCGAGATACTGCGCTTGCCGGCGCCTGCCTTGATGATCGAGCGCTTTGACCGCCTTCAGCAAACTCCGTCCAAGAGGGTTCAACGCCTGCACATCATCGACGCCTGCCAAGCGTTGGACATGCCCGTCACCGCCAAGTATGAAAAGTCGATGGGGAACCTTGCCGAATACCGCGAGGGGGTGAGCCTTCCCAAACTGTTCAGCATCATCGACCTCGTGCCAGCGAAGGCCAGAGCCACTTTGGGCATGTTGCGCTGGGTGCTGTTCCAACTGCTTATCAGCAACTTTGACGCACACGGCAAAAACTTCTCATTCCTGGTTGGCCGAAATCATTTGGAATTGGCCCCTTGGTATGACTTGGTCTGCGTTGCCGCATACCCTGCACTCTCCCAAGAATATGCCATGGCGTTTGGAGACACCTTTGCGCAGAGTAAGCTGACACCCTACGAGTTTGGGCACTTCGCTGCGCTGTGCAATCTACCAACGAGTGTTGTGCGCAAGGAAGCGAGCAAATTGGCAAAAGCAGCCAGTGCTGCCGCTTTCCAGTTGGCCGAGGATGGTCCTTATGAGGGCGAAGAAAAGGAGTTTGTGCAAGGAATTGCTCAATACATTGCAAAGCAAGCGACATGGCTTGCTGAGTTGGCGGTTAATTTGAGCAAAACGCGGCCCAGCGATTACGAGTGA
- a CDS encoding helix-turn-helix domain-containing protein codes for MPKLRDSEKIGAESETLPHKLVEGWPVQDAADLGKIVKRFRKSQGLAIDDAAALSSVSQDSYSRLERASGGIGTDRLFAILDSLGLEMQLVDKSRGMHAATSEIIKRFES; via the coding sequence ATGCCCAAGTTACGTGATTCCGAAAAAATCGGCGCCGAATCAGAAACGCTTCCCCATAAGCTTGTCGAAGGATGGCCCGTTCAGGACGCGGCTGATCTGGGAAAGATCGTCAAGCGTTTCCGCAAGAGTCAAGGTCTCGCCATCGATGATGCAGCGGCGCTGTCGAGCGTGTCTCAGGACAGCTACTCGCGGCTGGAGCGTGCCTCGGGCGGGATTGGCACGGATCGCCTGTTTGCCATTCTCGACAGTCTGGGACTGGAGATGCAGCTCGTGGACAAGAGCCGAGGCATGCATGCTGCGACCAGCGAAATCATCAAACGGTTTGAATCATGA
- a CDS encoding aromatic acid/H+ symport family MFS transporter, protein MKTTTTLEVNQIIDNAKFSKFHWMVVWLCALLLIFDGYDLFLYGVVLPTLMKEWNLTPVQAGALGSYALFGMMFGAFIFGPLADKIGRKKGIAICFLLFSVATFFNGFAKSPTEFGIFRFIAGLGCGGLMPNAVALMNEYAPKRLRSTLVAVMFSGYSLGGVLAAGMGIYMLPRFGWQSMFYSAAVPLLLLPLILWKLPESVGFLLRQGRNEQAAGLLTRVDPGLSITADTRMHMSGDKGPGVPMFDLVKDGRSMGTFMIWLSFFCCLLMVYALGSWLPKLMANAGYSLGSSLSFLLALNFGGMAGAIAGGWLGDRYSLPKVVVSFFAVGTVSIAALGFNSPMPVLYLLIILAGATTIGTQILLYANTAQFYPLAMRSTGLGWASGVGRTGAIVGPLLGGSLMAAALPLKMNFIAFAIPGLIAALAMGFFIFWYRREPQSVQVSAPVQQPARAPVSNGV, encoded by the coding sequence ATGAAAACGACGACGACGCTGGAAGTCAACCAGATCATCGACAACGCCAAGTTCTCGAAATTCCACTGGATGGTGGTGTGGCTTTGTGCCTTGCTGCTGATCTTCGACGGCTACGACCTGTTCCTCTACGGCGTGGTGCTGCCGACCCTGATGAAGGAATGGAACCTGACTCCCGTGCAGGCCGGAGCACTGGGCAGCTATGCGCTGTTCGGCATGATGTTCGGTGCCTTCATCTTCGGGCCGCTGGCCGACAAGATCGGCCGCAAGAAGGGCATCGCGATCTGCTTTTTGCTGTTCAGCGTCGCCACCTTCTTCAATGGCTTTGCCAAGTCGCCCACCGAATTCGGCATCTTCCGCTTCATCGCAGGTCTGGGTTGCGGTGGCCTCATGCCCAACGCCGTGGCGCTGATGAACGAGTACGCCCCCAAGCGCTTGCGCAGCACGCTGGTGGCGGTCATGTTCAGCGGCTACTCGCTCGGCGGCGTGCTGGCTGCGGGGATGGGCATCTACATGCTGCCGCGCTTTGGTTGGCAGTCCATGTTCTACTCGGCTGCCGTGCCGCTGTTGCTGCTGCCGCTGATTCTGTGGAAGCTGCCCGAGTCCGTGGGCTTTCTGCTGCGCCAGGGTCGCAATGAACAAGCCGCTGGTCTGCTGACCCGCGTCGATCCCGGTCTGAGCATCACCGCCGACACCCGCATGCACATGTCCGGCGACAAGGGCCCGGGCGTGCCGATGTTCGATCTGGTCAAAGATGGCCGTTCGATGGGCACCTTCATGATCTGGCTGTCGTTCTTCTGCTGCCTGTTGATGGTCTACGCGCTCGGCTCGTGGTTGCCCAAGCTGATGGCGAATGCGGGTTACAGCCTCGGCTCCAGCCTGTCCTTCCTGCTGGCGCTGAACTTCGGCGGCATGGCCGGTGCGATTGCCGGTGGCTGGCTGGGCGACCGCTACAGCCTGCCCAAGGTGGTGGTGAGCTTCTTCGCCGTGGGCACCGTGTCGATCGCGGCGCTCGGCTTCAACAGCCCCATGCCGGTGCTATATCTGCTGATCATTCTGGCAGGTGCGACCACCATCGGCACGCAGATTCTGCTGTACGCCAACACCGCGCAGTTCTATCCGCTGGCGATGCGTTCCACCGGTCTGGGCTGGGCCTCGGGCGTGGGCCGCACCGGTGCCATCGTCGGCCCGCTGCTCGGTGGTTCGCTGATGGCGGCGGCACTGCCGCTCAAGATGAACTTCATCGCCTTTGCAATTCCCGGCCTGATCGCGGCCTTGGCCATGGGCTTCTTCATCTTCTGGTATCGCCGCGAGCCCCAGTCCGTGCAAGTGTCTGCGCCAGTGCAGCAACCTGCTCGCGCACCGGTCTCGAACGGCGTCTGA
- the benB gene encoding benzoate 1,2-dioxygenase small subunit gives MSHTAHDQHGYHAICAFLYREVRHLDDREWEPWLALYSENVDYWMPAWDDDDQLTEDPQSQISLIYYPNRNGLEDRVFRIQTERSSASMPEPRTNHMITNVEVLAERADAVDIRYNFHTLSHRYKVTDHLFGTIFATLSKTDSGFLFARKKIVLKNDYIRQVVDIYHI, from the coding sequence ATGAGCCACACCGCACACGACCAGCACGGCTACCACGCCATCTGCGCCTTTCTGTACCGCGAGGTGCGCCATCTCGACGACCGCGAATGGGAGCCATGGCTGGCGCTCTATTCGGAGAACGTCGATTACTGGATGCCCGCGTGGGACGACGATGACCAGCTCACCGAAGACCCGCAAAGCCAGATCTCGCTGATCTACTACCCCAACCGCAATGGTCTGGAAGACCGCGTCTTCCGCATCCAGACCGAGCGCTCCAGCGCCTCCATGCCCGAGCCGCGCACCAACCACATGATCACCAACGTGGAGGTGCTGGCCGAACGCGCCGATGCGGTCGACATTCGCTACAACTTCCACACGCTGAGCCATCGCTACAAGGTCACCGATCACCTGTTCGGCACCATCTTCGCGACGCTTTCCAAGACAGACAGTGGCTTCCTGTTTGCACGCAAGAAGATCGTCTTGAAGAACGACTACATCCGTCAGGTCGTGGACATCTATCACATCTGA
- a CDS encoding benzoate/H(+) symporter BenE family transporter, with protein MALKDASITAWVAGFLAVLISYAGPLVIFIQAAQVGHISSTELTSWIWAISMGAGVSGLLLSWWLKQPIITAWSAPGTALLLSLMLNVTMPEVVGAYLTAALIVIVIGVSGWFEKIVNFIPKGIAAGMMAGILFQFGIQAFRATMDMPSLVFAMIAAYLISKRFWPRYAVVIVALTGFAVAFGLGKTHLEALSLSMAKPVFVTPQFDLGVFLSFTVPLVLVSLTGQYLPGMAVLQLAGYRTPSRAVVTGTGLASLLTACFGGITIVLAAITAALCTGKDSHPDPNKRYVAGIANGVFYLIGGTFAGTIVQVFSAFPSALIAALAGLALIGAIVANIRMLVEEGAYIEPSVVTFLATASGMTLFGLGAAFWGVVFGMAAYWLVPKPATPKQQ; from the coding sequence ATGGCGTTGAAAGATGCAAGCATCACGGCCTGGGTAGCGGGGTTTCTGGCCGTGCTGATCTCCTATGCGGGCCCGCTGGTCATCTTCATTCAGGCGGCGCAGGTCGGGCATATCTCCAGCACCGAGCTGACCTCGTGGATCTGGGCCATCTCCATGGGTGCCGGGGTGAGCGGGCTGCTGCTGAGCTGGTGGCTCAAGCAGCCCATCATCACCGCGTGGTCCGCACCCGGAACGGCGCTGCTGCTCAGCCTCATGCTCAACGTCACCATGCCCGAAGTGGTGGGTGCGTATCTCACTGCAGCGCTCATCGTCATCGTGATCGGCGTCTCCGGCTGGTTTGAAAAAATAGTGAATTTCATCCCCAAGGGCATTGCCGCCGGGATGATGGCGGGCATTCTTTTCCAATTCGGCATTCAGGCATTTCGCGCGACCATGGACATGCCCAGTCTGGTCTTCGCCATGATCGCGGCCTACCTCATCAGCAAGCGCTTCTGGCCGCGTTACGCCGTCGTCATCGTCGCGCTCACCGGCTTTGCCGTGGCCTTCGGACTGGGTAAGACGCATCTGGAAGCGCTCAGCCTGTCGATGGCCAAGCCCGTGTTTGTCACACCGCAGTTCGATCTCGGCGTGTTCCTCAGCTTCACCGTGCCGCTGGTGCTGGTGAGCCTGACGGGCCAATACCTGCCCGGAATGGCGGTGCTGCAGCTTGCGGGCTATCGCACTCCGTCCCGAGCCGTGGTCACCGGCACGGGGCTGGCCTCATTGCTGACGGCCTGCTTTGGCGGCATCACCATCGTGCTCGCCGCCATCACGGCGGCGCTGTGCACCGGCAAGGACTCCCATCCTGACCCCAACAAGCGCTACGTCGCGGGCATCGCCAACGGCGTCTTCTATCTGATCGGCGGAACCTTCGCGGGCACCATCGTGCAGGTGTTCAGCGCATTTCCATCGGCGTTGATTGCGGCGTTGGCCGGGCTTGCGCTGATCGGAGCCATCGTCGCCAACATCCGCATGCTGGTGGAAGAGGGCGCATATATCGAGCCCTCCGTCGTCACCTTTCTGGCCACCGCCTCGGGCATGACCCTGTTCGGACTGGGCGCGGCCTTCTGGGGTGTGGTCTTCGGCATGGCCGCATATTGGCTGGTACCCAAGCCTGCGACGCCGAAACAACAATAA
- a CDS encoding dynamin family protein, producing MSTSERAFMNAIAALGFADRDLQPVLGELTAWQAGLAEALRASPLTMPGLKSDSEIHQQGERINADLQAQVQSWEGAWANLQPAQSLAQRFENKVIFLVFGKFNAGKSSLCNLLAERFLAHGEDVQYFHLTNGQLQESQEPFREGATETTARLQGVCLGNKLVLLDTPGLHSVTADNAALTQRFLDSADAVLWLTSSTSPGQVQELDDLAQELRRNKPLLPIITRSDFLEEDEIDGEIQSVLRNKTPDNRALQEADVQARTSERLQSLGLNPALQKPPLSVSAHVAREAVLHAQSLADSGIERLYTALLQIAQPALDYKQRKPAETQLHFLEEVVLGGLSAHTVPALQALRGRLQQAQSDLPHQQMRIVKAVWRQVVPELAVWLEEFAPAQDVDGALAKVSHSLQQCLDQQCRAVLADFDLPQSTPVRVILEQGIGFESAIDGPDAVTTDAPALAVIGYERLHSALEDAIHSSLSVAVTLAAEHCEAVLSGVDAEANQFLTMLQSAGHDLHVLTRKLRY from the coding sequence ATGAGCACCAGTGAGCGCGCTTTCATGAATGCCATCGCTGCGCTGGGGTTTGCCGATCGCGATCTGCAGCCCGTGCTTGGTGAACTCACCGCTTGGCAAGCAGGTCTGGCCGAAGCATTGCGCGCCTCACCGTTGACGATGCCCGGCTTGAAGTCCGACAGCGAGATCCATCAGCAGGGCGAGCGCATCAATGCCGATCTGCAAGCGCAGGTCCAAAGCTGGGAGGGCGCGTGGGCGAACCTGCAGCCCGCGCAATCGCTGGCCCAGCGCTTTGAGAACAAGGTCATCTTTCTGGTGTTTGGCAAGTTCAACGCGGGCAAGAGCTCGCTGTGCAATTTGTTGGCAGAGCGATTCCTGGCGCATGGCGAGGACGTTCAGTACTTCCATCTCACCAACGGGCAACTGCAAGAAAGTCAGGAGCCGTTCCGCGAGGGGGCAACCGAGACCACCGCAAGATTGCAAGGCGTCTGCCTCGGCAACAAGCTCGTGCTGCTCGACACCCCCGGACTGCATTCGGTGACCGCAGACAACGCCGCATTGACTCAGCGCTTTCTCGACAGCGCCGACGCCGTGCTTTGGCTGACCAGTTCCACCTCTCCGGGGCAGGTGCAGGAACTCGACGATCTGGCCCAGGAACTGCGCCGCAACAAGCCGCTTCTGCCCATCATCACGAGAAGCGATTTTCTCGAAGAAGACGAGATCGACGGCGAGATCCAAAGCGTTCTTCGCAACAAGACACCAGACAACCGCGCCTTGCAGGAAGCCGATGTGCAAGCCCGCACATCGGAAAGGCTACAAAGCCTGGGCCTGAATCCCGCGCTTCAGAAACCCCCGTTGTCCGTCTCGGCCCACGTGGCGCGCGAGGCCGTGCTTCACGCGCAATCCTTGGCGGATTCCGGCATCGAGCGCCTCTACACCGCACTGCTGCAGATCGCTCAGCCCGCGCTCGACTACAAACAACGCAAACCGGCTGAAACCCAACTGCATTTTCTGGAAGAAGTGGTGCTTGGCGGATTGAGCGCACACACCGTGCCTGCACTGCAAGCCCTGCGCGGCAGACTGCAGCAAGCACAGTCCGACCTGCCTCACCAGCAAATGCGCATCGTCAAGGCTGTCTGGCGGCAGGTTGTCCCCGAACTGGCAGTCTGGCTCGAAGAGTTCGCTCCTGCGCAAGACGTCGATGGAGCGCTCGCAAAGGTTTCGCACTCGCTGCAACAGTGCCTTGACCAACAATGCAGGGCAGTTCTTGCCGACTTCGATCTGCCGCAATCGACTCCGGTACGTGTGATCCTCGAACAGGGAATCGGCTTCGAGTCAGCGATCGATGGACCTGACGCAGTCACTACCGATGCTCCCGCTCTCGCGGTCATCGGGTATGAACGCCTGCATTCCGCGTTGGAGGATGCGATACACAGCAGTCTCTCAGTAGCCGTAACTCTGGCGGCAGAACATTGCGAGGCGGTTCTGTCGGGTGTGGATGCAGAGGCCAATCAATTTCTCACGATGCTGCAATCAGCCGGACATGATCTTCACGTGCTGACGCGAAAACTGCGCTACTGA
- a CDS encoding 1,6-dihydroxycyclohexa-2,4-diene-1-carboxylate dehydrogenase, giving the protein MKNRFEGKVMMITGAAQGIGERVAELAASEGAKLVLVDRSPLVQDLRKRLEEITEVIAIEVDLEQFDGAEQAAAAAVKQFKRIDILVNNVGGTIWTKPYEHYTPAEIEAEVRRSLFPTLWGCRAVLPYMLKKKKGAIVNVSSIATRSVNRVPYGAAKGGVNALTACLAFENGERGIRINAVAPGGTEAPPRRIPRNTSKLGAKDKVWYQQIVDQTVATTLMKRYGTLDEQAGAILFLASDDASYITGTVLPVGGGDQG; this is encoded by the coding sequence ATGAAAAACCGATTCGAAGGCAAGGTGATGATGATCACCGGCGCCGCACAAGGCATTGGCGAGCGCGTGGCCGAACTGGCCGCAAGCGAAGGTGCCAAGCTGGTGCTGGTGGACCGCTCGCCGCTCGTGCAGGATCTGCGCAAGCGCCTTGAGGAGATCACCGAAGTGATCGCCATCGAGGTCGATCTGGAGCAGTTCGACGGCGCAGAGCAAGCCGCTGCCGCAGCCGTCAAGCAGTTCAAGCGCATCGACATTCTGGTCAACAACGTGGGCGGCACCATCTGGACCAAACCCTACGAGCACTACACGCCCGCCGAGATCGAGGCCGAAGTGCGCCGCTCGTTGTTCCCGACGCTCTGGGGTTGCCGCGCCGTGCTGCCCTACATGCTCAAGAAGAAAAAGGGTGCCATCGTCAACGTCTCGTCCATCGCCACACGCAGCGTGAACCGCGTGCCCTACGGCGCGGCCAAGGGCGGCGTAAATGCGCTGACTGCATGCCTGGCCTTCGAGAACGGCGAGCGCGGCATCCGCATCAACGCGGTGGCACCCGGCGGCACCGAAGCGCCGCCACGCCGCATTCCACGCAACACCAGCAAGCTGGGGGCCAAGGACAAGGTCTGGTACCAGCAGATCGTCGATCAGACCGTAGCCACCACGCTGATGAAGCGCTACGGCACGCTCGACGAGCAAGCTGGCGCGATTCTGTTCCTGGCATCCGACGATGCCTCCTACATCACCGGAACCGTCCTGCCTGTGGGCGGTGGCGATCAAGGTTGA
- a CDS encoding GTPase has protein sequence MTEAETDAVLEAQETQFFDDAARNVLAILPERKQDMARLQRIKNTDTLPTVTVIGKYNHGKSRLLNELTGTDRFSVADRRETVELSEFDTQGVRWLDAPGLDADIEQKDDGHAHQATWVQADIRLFVHAAKEGELDARERTLLETLRRDDERTLRQTLFVLTQVDQLSDTAVLDQVSRAIAAQASAMPIHAVSATRHRQGVAGDKKLLVEKSGIPALQSLLSQALAKVPQARAHEAATLFSSIGEELDLLLKARKKELVESLAQQHQQRSDFEQGLTTVFDKIAVDLQPVLEVSGTDQSLVPDSFENMFKLTAGKRERAHIQIAYSRACIAINAHLVKHGVTELPQAQQTSVRSLDTVMVAVMGVSVKYRDDLRRMFCEPDGRVHLQQQFARYFELSEDRMNLSHRITDTQAHVEQLERAIASLQVLEQA, from the coding sequence ATGACCGAAGCAGAGACAGATGCTGTGCTGGAAGCACAGGAAACCCAATTCTTCGACGATGCTGCGCGCAATGTGCTGGCCATTCTTCCCGAGCGCAAACAGGATATGGCGCGCCTTCAGCGCATCAAGAATACCGACACGTTGCCCACGGTGACCGTCATCGGCAAATACAACCATGGCAAGAGCCGCTTGCTCAACGAGCTGACCGGCACTGATCGGTTCTCGGTCGCCGACCGGCGCGAGACGGTGGAACTCTCGGAGTTCGACACCCAAGGCGTGCGCTGGCTCGATGCGCCCGGCCTCGATGCCGACATCGAACAAAAGGACGATGGACATGCCCATCAGGCCACTTGGGTGCAGGCAGATATCCGCCTGTTCGTCCACGCTGCCAAAGAGGGTGAACTGGATGCCCGAGAGCGCACCTTGCTGGAAACGCTGCGCCGCGACGACGAGCGCACCCTGCGCCAGACGCTGTTCGTTCTCACGCAGGTGGATCAGCTCTCCGACACAGCCGTGCTTGATCAGGTCAGCCGCGCCATTGCCGCACAGGCGAGCGCGATGCCCATTCATGCGGTTTCAGCGACAAGGCATCGTCAGGGTGTTGCGGGCGACAAGAAACTGTTGGTGGAAAAAAGCGGCATTCCTGCGCTGCAATCACTGCTGAGCCAAGCCCTGGCCAAAGTCCCACAAGCACGTGCCCATGAAGCTGCGACGCTTTTCAGCTCAATAGGCGAAGAACTCGACCTGCTTTTGAAAGCGCGCAAGAAGGAACTCGTTGAGTCGCTCGCGCAACAACACCAGCAGCGCTCGGATTTCGAGCAGGGGCTGACCACCGTGTTCGACAAGATCGCCGTCGATCTGCAGCCGGTGCTCGAAGTCAGCGGAACGGATCAGTCGCTGGTGCCCGACTCCTTCGAGAACATGTTCAAGCTCACGGCAGGCAAGCGCGAACGCGCCCACATCCAGATTGCCTACTCGCGCGCCTGCATCGCCATCAATGCCCATCTCGTCAAACATGGCGTGACGGAGCTTCCGCAGGCGCAGCAGACTTCGGTGCGCAGCCTCGACACGGTGATGGTGGCCGTGATGGGCGTGTCCGTCAAATACCGCGACGATCTGCGCCGCATGTTCTGCGAGCCTGATGGGCGCGTGCACCTTCAACAGCAGTTCGCGCGCTATTTCGAACTGTCCGAAGACCGCATGAATCTGTCGCATCGGATCACCGACACGCAAGCCCACGTCGAGCAGTTGGAGCGCGCCATCGCATCCCTTCAGGTGCTGGAGCAGGCATGA